ataaaaaattgagaatatGCAAGATGCTGAAAATgtaaagaattataattaaatactatAACACTACCAACATTTTTGCATTTTACGTAAGATGCTGAAAATGGAGAATATGTTCAAGGAATTTGCATCACTAGAATTTTTAGATTACTGAAACACTTTTTTGTTAGTATTTATACTTTCTGTTTATCAACATTGTTTTTACGGACGGGCATACAAACAGAAACACTCAATCTGTAAAACTCTTGTCGGTAGTTTTTGGTCTATTAGTGATCATCCATTGGTAATAAAATTGATGATGAATATACTAAAAGCACAagcattcaaaaaaaatttatccggTTCATTTTGTTAGTATTTTCCTTAGGGAATTTGACATATGATTGATAGAAAAACCGTATGCAATTCTGTAAGGGATTAATTAGTGGCAGTAACAtttacagtaattttttttcaacttttcaaaatatactGATGGAGTTAATCCATTGGTAAGACTgttgataattattaaaaaaataatctactAATTAacaaaagtataaaataattaaaataaaataaattaatataaaatcaacactcaataataatacttaggaatttagtttcttgaaaaagagaagaagaaaatcaactcaaaaaaatttacaacaaataaataacaaaaaaaaataaagaatagcaacaaataaataaattaactaaaaaaatttccaCCTAACCTAAAAAACCTATTCCAGAACCCATAATCCAGcaacaaataaattcatttaatggaaactaaacaataaaattaactaataataattaaaattaatcctatacatttaattgaaattgaaccaattttcttttttaaaaaaatccaactaaaattcaataaaaaaattttgataagaaaaaaatttctacaataacattcatacaattattaagaatataaaaaataaaacaatattaagaaaacaaatataatgaaaaaaaaaacacaaaaaagagaagaaaaacaaaatcttcctTTAATTTCATTGTGAGTGAAgctgagaagagaaaaaaataaattcataaaatatgttaattaaaaaaatttgagaagataaagaagaagagaggagagggCATACTTTCGTgtggaagagaaaagaagaagttgaggagagaagagaaataaagagagggactttggtgttttttatagaaggggggaagaagaagaggaggaggaggtggtggtgcaTTTGTTATGAAATtagtgattttgatattttaattgagCTTTTTTActgatatataattaaatattaatatttttaattattttgtcagTGATTCTgcttgtaataattatttttaatttttaatttaataaaaaaattctcagaAACCCCCTAAATATCACCATCGACTTTTCAGTTCATTGTTGATTTTGTCtggaaataacataattaacCGTGCAATTGAAAAGTGAACTTTTTCAAAGCTTTTTTGAATATACCGACAGACTTAATTCATTGGGAATACCTTTCGTATTTAACACAACAAATAGTGCTAGGAAGAAGGGAATAATTTCAATGCTTTTTAGAATATACTGATAGCTTTATTCTGTCGATGTATCTATTAGTATTTTATAGTTCCAAtgctttcttaattattatagaCGGATTTTATCGATAGATTGATATTGTTGGTAATGTTATCTGTATAAATTACATGTCATcgtactttttagatttttagttcATAATTTTGCAAAAGTGTACATGTATGAACAAAATCTATCAGCCAAAATTATCCTAGAAAATGACAGTCATTTCTAGatacaataataatatgaataattttgtttataaaattcataTCTTAGTTTAATTTAGTTGTTTTCCTTGGCTGCGTTGCTCTATCCTTATAAAAGGGTTATTTGATATCCATTAGGCAAGAAAGTGTTTCAAGTTTCAACTAAAACATcaggttaaaaaataaacaaaaaatacattatttaggctaaaaataaattaattttatataatgataattaaaactAACAGGAGAATAactataaatagataaaaaatagataagatGATAACAGAGTTCTTCTATGGGAAGTTATCTTCGTTTTAATCAATCAATATGTCTATTTGGTTtttgcaaattaaaataaaaataaaaatgagagagaTTAGATAAccacttttcttcttttgtccATGAACTGTGTAGAGTAGTGCTGAGTAAATCTCCTCTCCCTCTGCTAATTACTTCtacaacataaaatttatgcaaaaagttAATAACTTTACAAAGAATctgaaatgaataaaaaaattacctaatTTGCTTGCTGAGAACAATTATCATGCCAAAAACCTATATAAAAAGACGCTCATCTATTAACACATCCAACACtagcaagaaaaacaaaaattatatgtaGAATGGTTCTTGTCCCATTAATGGtgaaaaaaggtgaaaaaaagagaggaagagagaatgGTTGCCTGAAGCTGTTTGGCACTGCGGTCCAAACAGCTTTttgcaaaaattcaattttttttttttattaaaattgagttcggtttgtactttctagatcgttttgatgtgctgatattaaaaatgatttttaaaaaatgaaaaaacattattgacatgcttttcggcacgaaaagctatttgaaaagcaaccgctaccacacttccaaacaccctagaagagaaagaatctagaaatgggaaaagaaagcagaagaaaatggaagaaaaagagTGATGAATAGTTTTTTGTGGATGTGAGAAatggagaggaagagagagagaggtctaGTGTGTCTTTTTTTCTCATGAATGGCAAAggaaaattgtattttaatgcTTTCACGGCTTTGGGATGTTTACAGAGAGGAAATGAAAAGAAGGGAtgctaatttaaatatattattgaaagatgattttataaatttaatcaaattaagtttttatttaattattataggactaaaattataattgttgaattaaataaattttagtgcttaatttttataattattttcaattaaatcacacataattaattatcctaaattaatttatgaccACCAATTCTTAATGTGTGTGACCTGTTAGATTTCTAATATATtggttcaaatataaattataatatttaaataccatttgtattttaatatatttaatattaaaattttttgttttttaaagaaagtttaattgataaaagaagaaatcttgaaatgatctatttaatgttttagtttttttttatagatatttaagaatgacttttctttttttttttttaaaaaaaaaaaaaaaaaaaacatcattttggcGCTTCATTTAGCTCTCTCATTCCAGCAAAATCAAGGGAAAAAgctaaaaatttagttttttttatttttaactcttCTTTTGCTCTCTAATTGGAGATGCTAATATCTAtcaaaaaagctaaaaagaattaaaataaactatataaaaatccTTCTTTTATCTCCATAATTTTCCTTAATGACTTTGCTTTCAAAAACCaaaagttaatattaaatttattaaaataaaatcgggttgttaaattaacttttttttcattgaagtgtttataaaaaaaaaatacattgtttaaaaaactatatcaataattttacttttctaaatagcttttgTCATTGAAAATATTCTAATAGGTTACCTTTCTGTTTTAGAATTTAACTATCACACAAGGAAAACCCGGAGAAGTAGCTCGACAAGTCAGGACCCACTGCTTTAATGATTTATGTGGCACGAAGTTAGCAATCTTGGTTAATAGTGAGTAAATTTTGATGTGGacaataacaaaacataaataattttgttacatGTTAAAAGcctaaaagataataaataaataaaaactagaaagatttttaaaatacttaattttattcatttattttttccttgtcaaaaaattattataactcttatatatataaacttgaaaaccctaataatattgaatagaaaaaaaatatttccttaaaaaattaaaaaaaaaaacatcataataaaagacaaaaaaaataaaaataaaaatcaagaaatatttatttttctaaaaaaacactcttatatttttctaaaagaactCTTGCATCAGTTTTATTGGGTTGAAAGGAAGTCATTCTCGAGttcactttttaattaaaaattattcatcattTTGCATGTGAATCATATCATCCTTTATTCCTAGCACTTTCATATGAAATGCTCCATAAATCtttaatacaatatttttgtGTGTCACAGGCACGCTATATCGTGAATTTtcaacacaaacaaaaacaacttactaatttttgaatatatttttcatagtaCAAAACCTCCTCATAAGTATGTCacgttctttaattttttactataatGATTGTTTTGTAGCACACtacaaagaaaattaaccaCCAAATATTGTTAGGTTATCTTTCAACCTTTAAGCAATATTTTTTCCACAACAcatagcaaaacaaaataatcataaaaattcaTTGAGTTaacagacaaaaacaaaagataaatgaatttattatatgTTCCAATCTTAAAAGACCAAAAACACCAATCCTAGAGAGAGTATcaatatacttaattttattcatttgaaatgactattataatttttaatatataaaaaaatcacagtaatattggataaaataaaataaattagaaaaaataatcccttaaataagaataaaaattacaagaacatcatactaaaaagtaaaaaaaaaaaattacaataactaagaaaaatatattttccttaaaaacCACTGCATCAAATTCTCTACACAAAATCTGAAATACATTAATCTTGCCATCTCAAACAATACCATTCAGAAAATGTTGCATTAGCGCCATCAAAAGTACGTAAAACAACGCCAAACGTCAGTACTAAAAACGATTTAATCTATACAGTGTCTCACAGTTTAAACCACTTGCATTAATGTACTCAATAACAGCATAATCATAACTCATCAGATTTATTGTAGACCGCGAACCTGAGGTTGTTATCAGAATCATTAAAATAGATGCTGTTTGGTGCACCATTGCATTTCAGAGAAGCCCTCTTCTTCTCTTGTAGTCACCAACAGTCAAGGTCAAAGCATGTCTTCTCCCATCATTCTCACGGACTTGGCATCCAACAGTTGCTTCTATCCTCTGTTTCCTAGCCATGAACCCTGCATGGGCACCCTGAGGTCCACGAAACTTCTGCAGTGCAGTCAGTGAGATTTCAAGCTCAAAGTTATGCATTGTATTTGACTCAGTGCCTTGATCCACAGGAGCACTGGTATCAACCAACTTCCCAGCATCAGCTGCCGCATCCAAGGCAGCTGCTGTAGCAGCAACACCAGACTCCGACATTGCCCCTGCTACCACATGATCACTATCTGCAACTGCCGCTGTGTCATTTGCCTCGCTATTCGATGCTGCAACAGCATCATCTCCTCCAGCAGGGTTTGAAACATAATAATTCCTTGACCTTGTCCATCTCCTTGAAAATGGATCGTACCCAGCTTCTCCGGCTTTTAGACCTGTATTTATAGGCTTCATTTCTGATGCATTTCTGAAGTTCTCAACCCTGTTCTTTCTATTCATTTCTGCCAACCTAAGAGCCTTAGCATCTTTCACCTTAGTCTGCCGAGATGCCTCCAGTTCCAGAATCCTTGCCTCTATCCTCTCAACCTCTGCCTCATCATGCTTACTTTGTGCAATTTCCAACTCCCTCCTCAACCTGTCCTTCTCAGCagcaacatttaatggtctcgATGATGCAGATTTTTTCTCCTGCAGCATCTGCTTCACAGTGGCTGCTGAGTACACAAAAGTGTTTGACTTGCGTATGGCCTCCTTCTTTTCCAAGATATCTTGTTTGCTTGGTAAACGGCCACCACCACGCTCTGCCTCTCTAACCCACTGTTTATACTCTTCCTCAGTTGGTGCAGAATCTGACACCATAGCCATCTGCCACCTGGCAGCAGAGCTATCAGCACCCCAAGTAACATTCAAATACTTATAAGTTGACTTATTCTCCAGTTTGTATGGCTTGTCAGGTTCTGCAGCATCAACATTCCGGACCATGCAGAGCCTGTACACAGGCCCAGTCTTCGACCTACCAATCCCTACCCTCACAAAACAACCAATAATCAATTCTTCAAACCAAGGCTCCATAAACCATTTTGCAAGTTTTGTTCTCCGAattgtaatttcttttatatcttcATAAGTTGGCCCCTGGGACCCAGGATCCCCATCCTCATCACTATCTGCCATTCCACCATCACCTGTTGACCCTTCATCCTCACTGTGAGACCTACTTCCACTCTCACTCTCACTGCTAGAGCTACTCAGACGTGCTGAAGTGAAATTATTCTTCTTGACTTGTGCAAAGCCCCTGCTGCCAGCAGATCC
This is a stretch of genomic DNA from Populus alba chromosome 11, ASM523922v2, whole genome shotgun sequence. It encodes these proteins:
- the LOC118031692 gene encoding protein RTF1 homolog — translated: MTMADLENLLLEAAGRTGKSGRNRNSLPPSRRRKQEGSYSDGGSDSRDDGSDDDRGYASRKPSGSQVPLKKRLETNERDDEGGSQEEGDYDDGGLDREGESSDESDIGDDLYKDEDDRQKLAQMSELDRELILADRADKKGDKHLTEKIRSKRDNDKPTRSRKETPPLPSSRGVRSSARSADRAAAKDDALNELRAKRLKQQDPEAHRKLRDASRGSAGSRGFAQVKKNNFTSARLSSSSSESESGSRSHSEDEGSTGDGGMADSDEDGDPGSQGPTYEDIKEITIRRTKLAKWFMEPWFEELIIGCFVRVGIGRSKTGPVYRLCMVRNVDAAEPDKPYKLENKSTYKYLNVTWGADSSAARWQMAMVSDSAPTEEEYKQWVREAERGGGRLPSKQDILEKKEAIRKSNTFVYSAATVKQMLQEKKSASSRPLNVAAEKDRLRRELEIAQSKHDEAEVERIEARILELEASRQTKVKDAKALRLAEMNRKNRVENFRNASEMKPINTGLKAGEAGYDPFSRRWTRSRNYYVSNPAGGDDAVAASNSEANDTAAVADSDHVVAGAMSESGVAATAAALDAAADAGKLVDTSAPVDQGTESNTMHNFELEISLTALQKFRGPQGAHAGFMARKQRIEATVGCQVRENDGRRHALTLTVGDYKRRRGLL